The Clostridioides sp. ES-S-0010-02 genome window below encodes:
- a CDS encoding aspartate kinase — protein sequence MSIIVQKYGGSSVADTDKIKSIAENIIERRKENPQMVIVVSAMGKSTDEYINLAKELSNEPSKRELDALMSTGEMISASLLSIALNALGCKAISYNAYQLNIKTSGLHGKSQIDDINVNRIKNSLDEGNVVIVTGFQGINEDGDVTTLGRGGSDTSAVALAVKLNGKCEIYTDVDGIYFTDPRKYAKASKLDEIEYEEMLELASLGAQVMHSRSIELAQKYGVEIYVGRTCGTVKGTYIRGGKDMKLEDKVITGLATSDDDSSITIKDFKVENISSLFEDIATMGISVDMISQTAPILDKISVSFTVPKEELGECKKIVSKYTNEEHVVIDNNITKFSLVGLGMKNTSGVAAKVFKIFNENGIMVKLITTSEIRITCAINSDDKQVAIEKIAEVFNI from the coding sequence ATGAGTATAATTGTCCAAAAATATGGAGGAAGTTCAGTTGCAGATACTGACAAAATAAAGTCAATTGCAGAAAATATAATAGAAAGAAGAAAAGAAAATCCACAAATGGTAATAGTTGTATCTGCTATGGGAAAATCAACAGATGAATATATAAACTTGGCAAAAGAATTGAGTAATGAACCTAGTAAAAGAGAGCTAGATGCTTTAATGTCTACTGGAGAAATGATTTCAGCATCTTTATTATCAATAGCATTAAATGCACTTGGTTGTAAAGCCATAAGCTATAATGCTTATCAATTAAATATAAAAACAAGCGGACTTCATGGAAAATCTCAAATTGACGATATAAATGTAAATAGAATAAAGAATAGTTTAGATGAAGGGAATGTTGTAATAGTAACTGGATTTCAAGGAATCAATGAAGATGGTGATGTAACTACTCTTGGAAGAGGTGGTTCAGACACATCTGCTGTAGCTCTTGCAGTTAAATTAAATGGTAAATGTGAGATATATACAGATGTTGATGGAATTTATTTTACAGACCCAAGAAAATATGCAAAGGCAAGTAAACTTGATGAGATTGAATATGAAGAGATGCTTGAATTAGCAAGTTTAGGAGCACAAGTAATGCATTCAAGAAGTATAGAACTTGCACAAAAATATGGTGTTGAAATTTATGTTGGACGTACATGTGGTACAGTAAAAGGAACATATATAAGAGGGGGAAAAGACATGAAATTAGAGGATAAAGTAATAACAGGATTAGCTACTAGTGATGATGATAGTTCTATAACAATAAAAGATTTTAAAGTAGAAAATATATCTAGTTTATTTGAAGATATAGCAACTATGGGAATAAGTGTGGATATGATAAGTCAAACTGCACCTATTTTAGATAAAATAAGTGTGTCATTTACAGTTCCAAAAGAAGAATTAGGAGAGTGCAAAAAGATAGTGTCTAAATATACAAATGAAGAACATGTAGTAATTGATAATAACATCACTAAATTCTCTTTAGTAGGTCTTGGTATGAAAAATACTTCTGGAGTTGCTGCTAAAGTATTTAAGATATTTAATGAAAATGGTATAATGGTAAAACTTATAACTACATCAGAAATTCGTATAACTTGTGCCATAAATTCTGATGATAAACAAGTAGCTATTGAGAAAATAGCAGAAGTATTTAATATATAA
- the lysA gene encoding diaminopimelate decarboxylase — MKLHGTMTVKDNELYIGGVSCLELSKKYQTPLYVFDEDLVRQNCREYIKYFKAKDGKNKVAYAGKAFLPLYMCNLINEEEMCLDVVSGGELYTAYKSNFPMEKVFFHGNNKTEEEINMGLDLGVGKFVVDNFYELDLIEKLCEEKEKTQEIYFRITPGIEAHTHDYIKTGQIDSKFGFALVNGDLFRAIEKLNDYTNIKLVGLHAHIGSQIFDVEPYIDTVDIMMNLVKEIKEKFNIQLTEIDLGGGVGVYYSKGDKPKTIREFCETIITKAENSCKELGIEVPTLVIEPGRSIVANAGSTLYTVGSIKDIKDVRVYVSVDGGMTDNVRPSLYQANYECSIVNKINHETMNHVTIAGKCCESGDILIGDIDIMDIKSGDVLITTSTGAYGYSMSSNYNKIPRAAVVSVFDGDDKIICKRQSYEDLLSLEV; from the coding sequence ATGAAACTTCATGGAACTATGACTGTAAAAGACAATGAATTATATATTGGAGGTGTAAGCTGTCTAGAGCTTAGTAAAAAATATCAAACTCCATTATATGTATTTGACGAAGACTTAGTAAGACAAAACTGTAGAGAATATATAAAATATTTTAAGGCTAAAGATGGAAAAAATAAAGTTGCTTATGCAGGTAAGGCATTTTTACCTCTTTATATGTGTAATCTTATAAATGAAGAAGAGATGTGTTTGGATGTAGTTTCAGGAGGGGAACTATATACAGCTTATAAATCAAATTTTCCTATGGAAAAAGTTTTCTTTCATGGAAACAATAAAACTGAAGAAGAAATAAATATGGGATTAGATTTGGGAGTAGGTAAGTTTGTAGTAGATAATTTCTATGAGTTAGATTTAATTGAAAAATTATGTGAAGAGAAGGAGAAAACTCAAGAAATATATTTTAGAATAACACCTGGTATAGAAGCTCACACACACGATTATATAAAAACAGGTCAAATAGATTCTAAATTTGGTTTTGCTTTAGTAAATGGAGATTTGTTTAGAGCAATAGAAAAATTGAATGATTATACAAATATTAAATTGGTAGGTCTTCATGCTCATATCGGTTCACAAATATTTGATGTAGAACCATACATAGATACAGTAGATATAATGATGAACTTAGTAAAAGAAATAAAAGAAAAATTTAATATACAGCTGACAGAAATTGACTTAGGCGGAGGTGTAGGTGTTTATTATAGTAAAGGTGATAAACCTAAAACTATAAGAGAATTCTGTGAAACTATAATCACTAAAGCAGAAAATTCTTGTAAAGAACTTGGAATAGAAGTACCTACATTGGTAATAGAACCAGGAAGATCAATAGTTGCAAATGCAGGAAGTACATTGTATACAGTAGGTTCAATAAAAGATATAAAAGATGTTAGAGTTTATGTAAGTGTAGATGGAGGTATGACAGACAATGTAAGACCTTCACTATATCAAGCTAATTATGAATGCAGTATTGTAAATAAGATTAACCATGAGACCATGAACCATGTAACAATAGCTGGTAAATGTTGTGAAAGTGGAGATATATTAATTGGAGATATAGATATAATGGATATAAAAAGTGGAGATGTACTTATAACAACATCAACAGGTGCATATGGATATTCAATGTCTTCAAATTATAATAAAATACCAAGAGCAGCAGTAGTGTCAGTATTTGATGGAGATGACAAGATAATTTGTAAAAGACAAAGTTATGAAGACTTATTATCTTTAGAAGTATAG